One stretch of Rosistilla oblonga DNA includes these proteins:
- the ruvA gene encoding Holliday junction branch migration protein RuvA, producing the protein MITKITGKLASLNDESAVLDIPPFEYEVFIPDFTRRQLQGKIGSDIALHTLNYIDGNAAQGGRLSPRLVGFIAPVEKQFFELFCSVDGVGVKKALRAMVRPVKEMAVMIEQQDAKSLSSLPGIGPATAERVIAKLRRKMPRFALLVGRDATPEDGDDQSDVVRDTFDALLALGHGEADARQLIDEAMASKKKFKDTESLLTAIYQKSSQ; encoded by the coding sequence TTGATCACGAAGATTACCGGCAAGCTTGCTTCGCTGAACGATGAGTCGGCGGTTTTGGATATTCCTCCGTTTGAGTACGAGGTCTTTATTCCCGATTTCACGCGGCGACAGTTGCAGGGAAAAATCGGCTCCGATATCGCTTTGCACACGTTGAATTATATCGATGGCAACGCTGCTCAAGGCGGTCGACTGTCACCTCGCCTGGTCGGTTTTATCGCGCCGGTGGAAAAGCAGTTCTTCGAGCTGTTCTGCAGCGTCGACGGTGTCGGCGTCAAGAAAGCGTTGCGGGCGATGGTCCGTCCGGTCAAAGAGATGGCGGTGATGATCGAGCAGCAGGATGCAAAATCTCTGTCCAGCTTGCCTGGGATCGGGCCGGCGACTGCGGAGCGGGTGATCGCTAAGCTTCGTCGCAAGATGCCCCGGTTCGCCCTGCTGGTCGGTCGCGATGCAACTCCCGAAGATGGCGACGATCAATCGGATGTCGTTCGCGATACGTTCGACGCGCTGCTGGCTCTGGGACATGGCGAGGCCGACGCTCGCCAATTGATCGACGAAGCGATGGCAAGCAAGAAGAAGTTCAAAGATACCGAGTCGCTGCTGACGGCGATCTATCAGAAAAGTAGCCAATAG
- a CDS encoding M20 metallopeptidase family protein, with the protein MFRQLSLVFLFAVIASPVWAKEPTQDLPSTETPAVVKAWVESHLENLIANYRWFHTHPELSFEERETSARIAKLWREAGFDVTTEVGGFGVVAILENGPGPCLMLRTDLDALPLVEKTQLAYASQVTTQNTDGTDTGVMHACGHDVHMTNLVGVAQFLAGHRNLWQGTLMLVGQPAEERGAGAKAMLEDGLFTRFQKPDFAIALHVGSDVAAGKVETLAGFAMANVDSVDITMIGRGGHGSAPHTTIDPIVQAAALVMDLQTIVSREIKPLDPAVVTVGSIHGGTKHNIIGDRCHLQLTVRSYDPLVREKLLAAIERKAKAVAVSFAAPEPEISIAEGTPSLRNDDQLAARITTVFQKLLGEANVSTPTPSMGGEDFSRYGRAGVPILMYRLGSVEARRLERYEELGTNPPSLHSSLYYPDIEPTLTTGLQTMVAAALEILGK; encoded by the coding sequence ATGTTTCGTCAACTGAGCCTCGTGTTCCTATTCGCTGTGATCGCCAGCCCCGTGTGGGCCAAAGAGCCGACGCAGGATCTGCCGTCGACGGAAACGCCCGCGGTGGTGAAGGCTTGGGTCGAAAGCCATCTCGAAAATCTGATCGCCAATTACCGCTGGTTTCACACCCATCCAGAACTCTCGTTCGAGGAACGCGAAACCTCCGCTCGGATTGCGAAACTGTGGCGTGAAGCCGGCTTCGATGTCACAACCGAGGTCGGTGGTTTTGGAGTCGTTGCGATCCTCGAAAATGGCCCCGGTCCTTGCTTGATGTTGCGAACCGATCTGGATGCATTGCCGTTAGTCGAGAAAACGCAATTGGCTTATGCGTCGCAGGTGACGACCCAAAACACCGACGGTACCGACACCGGAGTGATGCACGCCTGTGGCCACGACGTTCACATGACCAACCTCGTTGGCGTCGCTCAATTCCTGGCCGGCCATCGCAATCTGTGGCAGGGCACTCTAATGTTGGTCGGCCAGCCGGCAGAGGAACGTGGGGCGGGAGCCAAGGCGATGCTCGAAGATGGCCTGTTCACTCGTTTTCAAAAGCCCGACTTTGCAATCGCGCTTCATGTGGGAAGCGATGTTGCGGCGGGGAAGGTGGAAACGTTGGCAGGCTTCGCGATGGCAAACGTCGACAGCGTCGATATCACGATGATCGGCCGCGGCGGCCACGGCTCGGCGCCTCACACCACGATTGATCCGATCGTTCAAGCTGCTGCTCTGGTGATGGATCTGCAGACGATCGTCAGCCGCGAAATCAAGCCCTTGGATCCGGCAGTGGTCACCGTCGGATCGATTCACGGTGGGACGAAGCACAATATTATCGGCGACCGCTGCCATCTGCAGCTGACTGTGCGATCGTACGATCCCTTGGTCCGCGAGAAATTACTGGCGGCGATCGAGCGGAAGGCAAAAGCGGTTGCCGTCAGCTTTGCCGCTCCCGAACCGGAGATCAGCATCGCCGAAGGGACACCGTCGTTGAGGAACGACGATCAGCTGGCCGCGCGGATCACCACGGTCTTTCAGAAGTTGTTGGGCGAAGCGAACGTGAGCACGCCGACGCCGTCGATGGGAGGCGAAGACTTCAGTCGCTACGGCCGCGCGGGAGTGCCGATTCTGATGTACCGGCTGGGATCGGTCGAAGCGCGGCGGTTGGAACGCTACGAGGAATTGGGAACCAATCCCCCGTCGCTGCACTCGAGTCTCTACTACCCCGACATCGAACCGACGTTGACGACGGGGCTGCAGACGATGGTTGCGGCCGCGCTTGAAATCCTCGGCAAATAG
- a CDS encoding HU family DNA-binding protein produces MTKKDIVKTISEEVGLTQQQTKKIVQKTFDAIIDSLVKEERIELRNFGVFEVKLRAARKARNPRTGKQVSVPAKYVVTFKPGKEMESRVAELTAGIVENHQTESELGSLGRTDESLNKPADPTTHDAFGDRSVG; encoded by the coding sequence GTGACCAAAAAAGACATTGTCAAAACGATTTCCGAGGAAGTCGGGCTGACTCAACAACAAACCAAGAAGATCGTTCAAAAGACGTTCGATGCAATCATCGATTCGCTTGTCAAAGAGGAGCGGATCGAACTGCGGAACTTTGGTGTCTTTGAAGTCAAATTAAGGGCTGCCCGAAAGGCCAGGAATCCCCGCACGGGGAAACAAGTGAGTGTACCGGCAAAATATGTCGTGACATTCAAGCCAGGTAAGGAGATGGAGTCGCGTGTTGCCGAACTGACGGCGGGCATTGTTGAGAATCACCAGACCGAATCCGAATTGGGTTCGCTGGGAAGAACCGACGAGAGTTTGAACAAGCCCGCCGACCCGACAACACACGATGCCTTCGGAGACCGTTCCGTTGGCTGA
- the mprA gene encoding MprA protease, GlyGly-CTERM protein-sorting domain-containing form has product MNIASIASPPIDRSSLRRDRRTSNLFAAESRQLVGLLIVAVASVGVLFARPADAAGMLVADGGLGGVLEIKQQDVRVTINNGIAVTQIDQVFVNTESRIVEALYTFPVPRGASVSNFSMWISGKEMIGEVVEKQRAREIYNSYKRVRRDPGLLEQVDFKQFEMRIFPIAAGAEQRVRIEYYQELQLDHDWGTYVYPLATQTAGRAIDTRVQGRFSMNLELLSEVPLKELRSESHEDDFVVVNHTESYAQASMELTEGDLSRDIVLAFQTKRPQTGVDVVSSWPEGEDGYFMMTITPGEDLSSTMEAMDYVFLLDISGSMARDEKLAISRRSVAAFIESLSPEDRFECLAFNLQPTPLFQEARAATADNLEVANEFFAAQRARGGTVLGPALKMAYGYRDADRPLNVVLLSDGLTEPGEQSELLRLIGARPDGVRVFCVGVGNEVNRPLLDQIATRAGGLAAFVSTEDSFRRQAHLMRQKLVRPAIANLSVDFADSRISEVEPQRLGNLFYGTPLRLLGRFSSGGPTQVTMKGEIQGSPWEQTVEIPLPTERSKADNSLIERMWAFRKVSRLLDEERGGSGSRQAEIVRLCEGYSIVSPYASMLVLENDAEYKRWKIQQRNATRLSRDRASQKQVADKLAALRNRSQEYLVSTPAKPAATDPPAANNQDAANNQSIPAGNSPEPAAPGQSRSRRGVDLDVRPFSGGGGGAIDPITATLAISAAGAAAWTRRRRNRPAKV; this is encoded by the coding sequence ATGAACATCGCCTCAATCGCTTCTCCACCCATCGATCGATCGTCGCTGCGACGCGATCGGAGAACCTCAAACCTCTTCGCCGCCGAGAGTCGACAGTTGGTGGGATTGCTGATCGTCGCAGTTGCTAGCGTTGGAGTTCTCTTTGCCCGGCCAGCCGATGCGGCTGGCATGTTGGTCGCCGACGGCGGGTTGGGGGGCGTGCTGGAGATCAAACAGCAGGATGTCCGCGTGACGATCAACAACGGGATCGCTGTCACGCAGATCGACCAAGTCTTTGTGAATACCGAAAGCCGGATCGTCGAAGCGCTCTACACCTTCCCGGTTCCCCGCGGCGCGAGCGTTTCAAATTTCAGCATGTGGATCAGCGGCAAGGAGATGATCGGAGAGGTCGTCGAAAAGCAGCGGGCTCGCGAGATCTACAACAGCTACAAACGGGTGCGACGCGACCCGGGGCTGCTCGAACAAGTTGATTTCAAGCAGTTCGAAATGCGGATCTTTCCGATCGCCGCCGGTGCGGAACAACGCGTTCGAATCGAATACTACCAGGAACTGCAGCTCGATCACGACTGGGGCACCTACGTCTACCCGCTAGCAACTCAAACCGCAGGCCGCGCGATCGATACGCGGGTGCAGGGCCGGTTTTCGATGAACCTGGAACTTCTCAGCGAGGTGCCGTTGAAGGAACTGCGAAGCGAATCGCACGAGGACGACTTCGTGGTCGTCAACCACACCGAGAGCTATGCTCAGGCGAGCATGGAGCTGACCGAAGGCGATCTTTCCCGCGACATCGTGCTAGCGTTTCAGACCAAACGGCCGCAGACGGGAGTCGATGTTGTCAGCAGTTGGCCCGAGGGAGAAGACGGCTACTTTATGATGACGATCACGCCGGGCGAGGATCTCAGCAGCACGATGGAGGCGATGGATTATGTCTTTCTGTTGGATATCAGTGGATCGATGGCGCGGGATGAGAAGTTGGCGATCAGCCGCCGGAGCGTCGCCGCGTTTATCGAATCGTTGAGCCCCGAGGATCGCTTCGAATGCCTCGCCTTCAACTTGCAACCGACACCGTTGTTTCAAGAAGCTCGCGCCGCGACGGCTGACAATTTGGAAGTCGCCAATGAATTCTTTGCCGCTCAACGCGCCCGCGGCGGGACCGTGCTGGGGCCAGCGCTGAAGATGGCTTACGGATATCGCGATGCCGATCGACCGCTGAACGTTGTCCTGTTGAGCGACGGGCTGACCGAACCGGGCGAGCAATCGGAACTGCTGCGGTTGATCGGAGCCCGACCCGACGGAGTCCGCGTGTTTTGTGTCGGCGTTGGCAACGAAGTGAATCGTCCCTTGTTGGACCAGATCGCGACGCGAGCAGGCGGATTGGCGGCGTTTGTTTCGACCGAGGATAGTTTCCGTCGCCAAGCACATCTGATGCGTCAAAAGCTGGTTCGCCCAGCGATCGCCAACCTGTCGGTCGATTTCGCCGATTCACGAATCAGCGAAGTCGAACCGCAACGACTGGGCAATCTGTTTTACGGCACGCCGCTGCGTCTGTTGGGGCGGTTCTCCTCCGGCGGTCCGACTCAGGTGACGATGAAAGGCGAGATCCAAGGGAGTCCATGGGAACAAACCGTCGAGATCCCTTTGCCGACGGAGCGATCGAAAGCCGACAACAGCCTGATCGAAAGGATGTGGGCGTTCCGCAAGGTCTCGCGGTTGTTGGACGAGGAACGAGGCGGATCGGGATCGCGCCAAGCCGAGATCGTGCGGCTGTGCGAAGGCTATTCGATCGTCTCTCCCTATGCTTCGATGCTGGTTTTGGAGAACGACGCCGAATACAAGCGATGGAAGATCCAGCAACGCAACGCGACGCGGTTGAGCCGCGATCGGGCTTCGCAAAAACAGGTCGCCGATAAACTGGCGGCTCTGCGAAACCGCAGCCAGGAGTACCTTGTATCGACGCCAGCGAAACCGGCGGCCACCGATCCGCCCGCTGCAAATAACCAAGACGCTGCGAATAATCAAAGCATCCCCGCCGGCAACTCGCCGGAACCTGCCGCGCCCGGCCAATCACGCTCGCGTCGCGGAGTCGATCTCGATGTGCGTCCCTTCAGCGGAGGCGGCGGAGGCGCGATCGATCCGATCACCGCCACGTTGGCAATTTCCGCTGCCGGAGCGGCCGCCTGGACACGTCGACGCCGTAACCGACCGGCGAAGGTTTGA
- the rrtA gene encoding rhombosortase: MKTIPVPVTITIVLISILAAVFPSLTSLLELDFQRAAQGEIWRWISGHVVHFDWNHFFWDVSMFATLSAICESKYRCVYAPILIGSMLIISLSLAIVCPEIHCYRGLSGIDTMLFGWWVIDWIRTNLHAKDLPAAGLGGMMLLGLVGKLGYEAVFHQTLFVQSDAFVPLVEAHIAGLICGATAALGVPIVQNWTRVRQPISV, encoded by the coding sequence ATGAAGACGATTCCTGTTCCTGTGACGATCACGATCGTCCTGATATCGATTCTTGCCGCGGTCTTTCCGAGCCTCACGTCGTTGCTGGAGCTCGATTTCCAGCGGGCCGCGCAAGGAGAGATTTGGCGTTGGATCAGCGGACACGTGGTCCATTTTGATTGGAACCACTTCTTTTGGGATGTCAGCATGTTCGCCACGCTATCGGCGATCTGTGAATCGAAGTACCGCTGCGTGTACGCTCCCATCTTGATCGGCAGCATGTTGATAATCTCTCTATCGCTAGCGATCGTGTGTCCAGAGATCCATTGTTATCGTGGGCTCTCGGGAATCGACACGATGTTATTCGGATGGTGGGTGATCGATTGGATACGAACGAACCTGCACGCCAAAGATTTGCCGGCGGCGGGCCTGGGAGGAATGATGTTGCTGGGGCTGGTCGGGAAACTCGGCTACGAAGCGGTCTTTCACCAGACGCTGTTTGTCCAGTCGGATGCCTTCGTGCCGTTGGTCGAAGCCCACATTGCAGGGCTGATCTGTGGTGCGACCGCCGCACTGGGTGTGCCTATCGTTCAGAATTGGACTCGAGTTCGACAGCCGATCTCAGTCTGA
- a CDS encoding amidohydrolase family protein: MKSNPPESSKAATLSRRGCLQSGAAALTGLCLGTSHATESDPPLEIIDCHTHFYDPSRPQGVPWPGPGPLYRTVLPKHLRELKQYRPVTGTVIVEASAWVEDNAWLLDLAADDPFVLGIVGRIDPDQPDFAKHLARFSANPLFRGIRISVGLLKKLLEANDLAALKALADRGLALDVNGGPETPAVIAKLARRLPSLTIVQNHIGNVPVTADRPPQGWSDGIRAAADHKNVYCKISGLVESAARHSKQPAPTDLEFYRPYLDVVWNAFGDSRVIYASNWPVSDRGATYEDLQRIAMQYAAEKGATATANFCSLNSKQAYRWVDRPRSD; this comes from the coding sequence ATGAAGTCCAATCCTCCCGAGTCATCCAAAGCGGCGACGCTGTCGCGCCGTGGTTGTTTGCAGAGCGGTGCCGCCGCATTGACGGGCCTCTGCCTTGGCACCAGCCACGCGACCGAAAGCGATCCGCCGCTGGAGATCATCGATTGCCATACGCACTTCTACGATCCAAGCAGGCCACAGGGAGTGCCTTGGCCCGGCCCGGGGCCGCTCTACCGAACCGTCTTGCCAAAACACCTGCGTGAGCTGAAGCAATACCGGCCGGTGACGGGGACGGTGATCGTCGAAGCGAGCGCCTGGGTGGAAGACAACGCGTGGCTGCTCGACTTGGCAGCGGACGATCCGTTTGTCCTAGGGATTGTCGGCCGGATCGATCCCGACCAACCCGACTTCGCCAAACATCTGGCTCGGTTCTCCGCCAACCCGCTGTTTCGTGGCATCCGGATCTCGGTCGGGCTTTTGAAAAAGCTGTTGGAAGCCAACGACCTCGCGGCACTCAAAGCTCTCGCCGACCGCGGCCTGGCGCTCGACGTCAACGGTGGCCCCGAGACGCCCGCGGTGATCGCCAAATTGGCGCGTCGACTGCCCAGCCTGACGATCGTACAGAATCATATCGGCAACGTCCCGGTCACGGCCGATCGACCGCCGCAGGGATGGAGCGACGGGATTCGTGCAGCAGCCGATCACAAAAACGTCTACTGCAAGATCTCCGGTCTCGTGGAAAGCGCGGCCCGTCACAGCAAGCAACCGGCCCCGACGGACCTGGAATTCTATCGCCCCTACCTGGATGTCGTCTGGAATGCGTTTGGAGATTCCCGCGTGATCTACGCCAGCAATTGGCCCGTCTCGGATCGCGGAGCCACTTACGAAGATCTGCAGCGGATCGCGATGCAATACGCCGCAGAAAAGGGAGCCACAGCGACCGCCAACTTCTGCTCGCTCAATTCCAAGCAAGCCTATCGCTGGGTCGATCGGCCTCGTTCAGACTGA